In Juglans regia cultivar Chandler unplaced genomic scaffold, Walnut 2.0 Scaffold_647, whole genome shotgun sequence, a genomic segment contains:
- the LOC118346057 gene encoding LOW QUALITY PROTEIN: uncharacterized protein LOC118346057 (The sequence of the model RefSeq protein was modified relative to this genomic sequence to represent the inferred CDS: inserted 1 base in 1 codon; substituted 1 base at 1 genomic stop codon), translated as EEKKVKLAVIEFTDYAIIWWDQLVTNRRRNYERPIETWGEMKALMRRRFVPSHYYRGLFQKLQNLTQGSRSVEDYHKEMEVAMIRANVEEDREATMARFLSGLNRDIANVIELQHYVEIEDMVHMAMKVERQLKRKGTARYTTVSSTTWKSKWDRNDPAEAKRKTEPPKGKDEGTSNKPKVESQPSRNRDIKCFKCLGSGHIASQCPNRRVMIMRDNGEVMTESEDDSDEVPELDDASDDDGVVYPVTGESLVARRALNAHIKVDDAEQQRENIFHTRCHVNNKVCSMIIDGGSCTNVASTTLVEKLNLPTLKHSRPYKLQWLNDCGEVRVDKQVLVTFSIGKYQDEVLCDVVPMHAGHILLGRPWQYDRREFEDVFPEEMPNELPPIRGIEHQIDFVPGAAIPNRPAYRSNPEETKELQRQVEDLMSKGYVRESMSPCAVPVLLVPKKDGTWRYVVSTKGIEVDEEKVKAIKEWPTPKSITEVRSFHGLASFYRRFVKDFSTIAAPLTEVIKKNVGFHWGANQENAFATIKERLCSAPVLALPDFNKAFEIECDASGIGIGAVLMQDRRPIAFFSEKLSGASLKYPTYDKELYALVRALETWQHYLWPREFVIHTDHESLKHLKGQGKLNKRHARWMEYIETFPYVIRYKQGKENIVADALSRRYHDGYLFKESKLCLPNCSMRELLVREAHGGGLMGHFGVKKTLDILHEHFFWPKMKRDVNRICGRCITCRKAKSKVLPHGLYTPLPVPSEPWVDISMDFVLGLPRTKRGRDSIFVVVDRFSKMAHFIPCHKTDDATNIADLFFREIVRLHGVPRSIVSDRDVKFLSYFWKVLWGKLGTKLLFSTTCHPQTDGQTEVVNRTLTQLLRTVVHKNLKTWEDCLPFIEFAYNRTMHTTTSYSPFEIVYGFNPLTPLDLMPLPVDDRNWVWVHMRKERFPAHRRTKLHPRGDGPFQILEKINDNAYKVDLPGEYKVSATFNVSDLSPFDVGEDXEVESFXGEGNDRNQGGPTLKDPLQVPDGPITRSRAKKIKEAMQGLVG; from the exons gaggagaagaaagtgaagttggcggtaattgagttcactgattatgctattatttggtgggatcaattagtgaccaataggagaaggaattatgagaggcctatagagacatggggagagatgaaagctctcatgaggcggagatttgttcctagccattactatagaggcctttttcagaaattacaaaatcttacacaggggtctaggagtgtggaggattaccataaggagatggaggtggcgatgattcgggctaatgtagaggaggaccgagaggccaccatggctagatttttgagtgggttgaatagggacatagccaatgtaattgaattgcagcattatgtggagatagaggacatggtgcacatggctatgaaggtggagaggcaattaaagagaaaagggacagcaaggtacactacggtttctagcactacttggaaatcaaaatgggataggaatgatccagctgaagcaaagagaaagaccgaaccacctaagggaaaagatgagggaactagcaacaaacccaaggtagaatcccaaccttcacggaatagagatatcaaatgttttaagtgtttgggttcagggcacattgcttctcaatgtccaaataggagggtgatgattatgcgtgacaatggggaggtgatgactgagagtgaagatgatagtgatgaggtgcccgagttggatgatgctagtgatgatgatggagtggtataccctgtgacaggtgagtctcttgttgccaggcgtgctcttaatgcacacattaaggtggatgatgcagagcaacagagagagaacattttccatactagatgccatgtcaacaataaggtatgtagtatgatcattgatggagggagttgtactaatgtggctagcactactttggttgagaaattgaatttaccaaccttaaaacactctagaccatacaaattgcagtggttgaatgattgtggagaggttagggtggataaacaagtgttagttactttttctattgggaagtatcaagatgaggtgctttgtgatgttgtgcctatgcatgcgggccatattttgttggggaggccgtggcagtatgataggaga gagtttgaggatgtattcccggaggagatgccgaatgagttgccacccattagaggcattgagcaccagattgattttgtgcccggggctgctattccaaaccgaccagcctataggagtaatccagaggagacaaaggagcttcagaggcaagttgaggatttgatgagcaaggggtacgtgagggagagcatgagcccttgtgcagtaccagtgctactagtgccaaagaaggatgggacgtggagg tacgttgttagtacaaagggtattgaggtggatgaagagaaagtcaaggccatcaaggagtggccaacgccaaaaagcatcactgaggtaagaagctttcatgggctagctagcttttatcggcgttttgttaaagacttcagcaccattgctgcaccactcactgaggtaattaaaaagaatgttgggtttcattggggggctaatcaagagaatgcttttgccactattaaagaaaggttgtgctctgcacctgtgttagcattacctgattttaacaaagcttttgagattgaatgtgatgcctcaggaatagggattggagccgttttgatgcaggataggcggcccatagccttcttcagtgaaaagttaagtggggcatccctgaagtaccctacttatgacaaagagctttatgctcttgttcgtgcattagagacttggcagcactacctatggccaagggaatttgtgatccacaccgatcatgaatcattgaagcatctcaagggtcaaggtaagttgaataaaaggcatgctagatggatggaatacattgagacctttccctatgtcatccgttacaagcaaggtaaggagaacattgttgctgatgctctatcccggaggtat catgatggttatttgtttaaagaaagcaaactttgtctgccaaattgttctatgcgtgagttattggtgcgtgaggcacatggtgggggattaatgggacactttggtgtcaagaaaactttagacattttgcatgaacatttcttttggcctaagatgaagagagatgttaaccgtatttgtggaagatgcattacatgtagaaaggccaaatctaaggttttgccacatgggttgtatacacccttacccgttcctagtgagccatgggtcgacatatctatggactttgttttggggctgcctaggaccaaaaggggtagagattctatttttgttgttgttgatagattcagtaagatggcacatttcattccatgccataaaacagatgatgcaacaaatatagctgacttgtttttcagggagatagtgcgactccatggtgtacctaggagtattgtttctgatagggatgttaaattccttagctacttttggaaggtgttgtgggggaaattgggtactaagctcttattttccactacttgtcatccacagactgatggtcagactgaagtagttaataggactttaactcagcttttacgcactgttgttcataagaatttaaaaacttgggaggattgtttgccatttatagagtttgcatataataggacgatgcatactactacttcatactctccttttgaaattgtttatggatttaatccacttactcctttggatttgatgcctttacctgttgatgacagga attgggtttgggttcacatgcgcaaagaaagattcccagcccatagaaggactaagttgcatcctcgaggagatggacctttccaaattcttgagaaaattaatgacaatgcatataaagtggatcttccaggtgagtataaagtttctgcaactttcaatgtttctgatctttctccttttgatgtaggtgaag tcgaggtcgaatccttttgaggagaggggaatgataggaaccaaggtgggcctactcttaaagatcctttgcaagttccagatgggccaattacaagatcaagggccaagaagatcaaggaagcaatgcaaggattg